Proteins from one Niallia circulans genomic window:
- a CDS encoding cytochrome d ubiquinol oxidase subunit II, which translates to MTDSLLAITVLWGFVFIYAIMATMDFGAGFWSMVYINRDKTRATNIANRYLSPTWEVTNTFVVAIVVAVYSLFPKAAYTLGTVLLIPGSLILLLLAIRSAFLVFSNIVEEYRKPLTYISGITGMLIPGILLSVLPITHGGFVDFADGKQSLDLVGLFSSPNEYAFFGFALSSTLFLSSLLLADYSNVSKEPEAYRLYRRDAIILGPISLLMAVFIMITLKQDANWIYVKMMDDLYLLLLSLFFFLLGGAGLFLPSRKNKDIRGLPRLAIVSITIQYMIASYVYGKAHLPYIVYPEVTITSSFTSPSSFHAIFATYIAAFIILFPGFYFFWKLFMHDKKYLQATKK; encoded by the coding sequence ATGACAGATTCATTACTTGCGATTACAGTACTGTGGGGTTTCGTTTTTATCTATGCAATAATGGCAACAATGGACTTTGGCGCTGGCTTTTGGTCAATGGTTTACATTAATAGAGACAAGACAAGAGCAACCAATATCGCTAACCGTTATCTATCCCCAACATGGGAAGTGACAAATACCTTTGTTGTTGCAATTGTTGTCGCAGTCTACAGCTTATTTCCGAAGGCTGCCTATACGTTAGGAACGGTACTCCTTATACCAGGAAGTCTGATTCTGCTGCTGTTAGCAATCAGAAGTGCCTTCCTTGTCTTTTCAAATATTGTTGAAGAATACCGCAAGCCTCTTACGTATATTTCTGGTATAACCGGGATGTTAATTCCCGGGATTTTGCTTAGTGTCCTTCCAATTACACATGGAGGATTTGTTGATTTTGCTGATGGTAAACAGAGCCTTGATTTAGTCGGCCTGTTTTCAAGTCCGAATGAATATGCCTTCTTTGGCTTTGCCTTGAGCAGCACACTTTTTTTGTCTTCCTTGCTGCTGGCTGACTATTCAAATGTTTCGAAAGAGCCTGAGGCCTATCGGCTTTACAGAAGGGATGCAATTATTCTTGGTCCTATTTCCTTACTGATGGCTGTATTTATCATGATTACTTTAAAGCAGGATGCAAATTGGATTTATGTAAAGATGATGGATGATTTATATTTGCTTCTCCTCTCTCTTTTCTTTTTTCTGCTTGGAGGCGCAGGTCTGTTTCTTCCATCCCGAAAAAACAAGGATATCAGGGGATTGCCGCGGCTCGCTATTGTTTCGATTACGATTCAATATATGATAGCAAGCTATGTTTACGGTAAAGCTCATCTCCCATATATCGTTTATCCTGAGGTAACAATTACATCTTCCTTTACAAGCCCTAGTTCTTTTCATGCAATATTCGCAACTTATATCGCTGCCTTTATTATCCTGTTTCCTGGCTTCTACTTTTTCTGGAAACTATTTATGCATGATAAGAAATACTTACAAGCAACTAAAAAATAG
- a CDS encoding DUF1540 domain-containing protein encodes MAKDVLCEVRNCSFWESGNLCGADQIYVVSHVGEYADNSRETDCKTFQPTE; translated from the coding sequence TTGGCAAAAGATGTACTTTGTGAAGTAAGAAACTGTAGTTTTTGGGAAAGTGGAAATTTATGTGGAGCAGATCAAATTTATGTAGTAAGTCATGTTGGTGAATATGCTGATAACAGCCGCGAAACGGACTGCAAAACATTTCAGCCGACTGAGTAA
- a CDS encoding cytochrome ubiquinol oxidase subunit I has product MDHLVTARSMFGMTMGFHIIFATIGVGLPLMMLVAEILYQRKKDLDYVIMAKRWTKTFGILLGVGIPTGTIAGLQLSLLWPGFMKVIGEVMALPFQIEIYAFFIEALFMSIYVYAAERIPPWARIISLILVAIGALASAILITNVHAFEGTPQGFNMTNGEITDVDPWKAFFNPTFFVSAGHVAMSAYTTGAFVVAAVSAVKMMKQPFGSRIFQFHQKALVLSLAVGAVFSLLTALNGHESAQKLYEYQPEKLAAAEGLFETQSHAPLAIGGYTDKENKEIVGAIEIPWALSFLAGNSFDTVVTGLNDFPEEYWPPLYIHTLFNAMVGIGSFLILLSFASLAWKYLLKKERFPKFLMWIFVASGPLAILSIECGWIFACTGRQPWTIYRKLSTADSVTTSGNLPLLFFSFMIVYIILGVTVSLVLIYYFRKNTVLKDLNAAKEKEIPLFGSNS; this is encoded by the coding sequence ATGGATCATCTAGTTACTGCTCGAAGTATGTTCGGGATGACGATGGGATTTCACATCATATTCGCGACAATTGGTGTCGGTTTGCCTTTAATGATGTTAGTAGCAGAAATTCTTTATCAACGAAAGAAGGACCTTGACTATGTCATTATGGCAAAAAGATGGACAAAGACATTCGGGATTCTGCTAGGTGTCGGCATCCCTACAGGAACAATTGCAGGTCTTCAGCTTTCTCTTTTATGGCCAGGTTTCATGAAAGTAATCGGAGAAGTAATGGCCTTGCCGTTTCAAATTGAAATCTATGCTTTTTTCATAGAGGCATTATTTATGTCCATCTATGTATATGCTGCCGAAAGGATTCCACCATGGGCAAGAATCATCAGTCTTATTCTTGTTGCCATTGGTGCCTTAGCTTCTGCTATTCTAATTACAAATGTTCATGCATTTGAAGGTACCCCTCAAGGATTTAATATGACTAACGGGGAAATAACGGACGTAGATCCATGGAAGGCCTTCTTCAATCCTACTTTCTTTGTCTCGGCAGGACATGTCGCTATGAGTGCGTACACTACAGGAGCTTTTGTTGTCGCAGCTGTTTCTGCAGTGAAGATGATGAAGCAGCCGTTTGGCTCGCGAATTTTTCAGTTCCATCAAAAGGCATTAGTATTAAGCCTTGCAGTTGGTGCTGTATTTTCCTTACTTACTGCGTTAAATGGACATGAATCTGCACAGAAGCTGTACGAATATCAACCAGAAAAGCTGGCAGCTGCAGAAGGTCTTTTTGAAACACAATCGCATGCCCCTCTTGCTATTGGGGGTTATACGGACAAGGAAAACAAGGAAATTGTCGGTGCTATCGAGATACCTTGGGCGCTTAGTTTCTTGGCAGGTAACAGCTTCGATACAGTAGTGACAGGCTTAAACGATTTCCCTGAGGAATATTGGCCGCCGCTTTATATACATACGCTATTTAATGCGATGGTTGGAATAGGCTCGTTTTTAATTTTGCTGTCCTTTGCTTCCTTAGCATGGAAATACTTGCTGAAGAAGGAACGTTTTCCTAAGTTTTTAATGTGGATATTTGTGGCATCAGGACCACTTGCTATTTTAAGTATTGAATGCGGTTGGATTTTTGCATGTACAGGACGACAGCCTTGGACTATTTATCGGAAGCTATCAACAGCAGACTCAGTTACGACCTCCGGTAACCTTCCATTACTGTTTTTCTCTTTTATGATTGTTTATATCATTCTTGGGGTAACCGTTTCGTTAGTGCTTATCTATTACTTCCGTAAAAACACGGTACTGAAAGACTTAAATGCTGCAAAGGAAAAAGAGATCCCACTGTTTGGATCTAACAGTTAA